The following proteins come from a genomic window of Azoarcus sp. PA01:
- a CDS encoding DUF6351 family protein, which yields MPAKKWVWLSLLLMATLPAGSSAPPKAQSPIVVGLPTGFDAKAPTAPYDGPHPSRLQRPAETFPFPIRLGEVGPSEALFAGPRQYPFVCDTETSGLGQPLVDNQAGVGTPVVSKAATVFANPAPIGYSQDCLARTRAWYYYKPRDKEKFERWSEAVRDVDSVSINGRQVPFIVRVEMGTINRFIYVIAALKGPHETLAAPSAAHWNGRLIYQFSGGVGIGHRQGRVKPSRVLEGRREQLAQGYAVVASTGTTTSTHYNIWLAEDTALRVKRQFVALYGEPEYTIGVGGSGGAIQQYLLAQNRPGLIDAAIAQYSYPDMVTQTIWAFDCELLEFYFDRTDRRNPLWHEAENRQWVEGLNARNEYQGEGKARAIATTTRLALLAGERRVADPEGQTECVVGWRGLTPLVLNPRFALIEDRVARRVFRRVQWSHFEDLKDFYGTDAHGYARIPWDNVGVQYGLRALQRGQIDAEQFLRLNARVGSWKPVAEMKRERFWILRGAASDLDDFSPWSAHNMNRGTTRDAPAPRFEGDRMAMAAAYRSGQVFLGRLDIPVIDVRHYLEPVLDMHHASASFSVRARLLAAQGDAGNQAIWVSDRKHDPTPAAFAAIERWLAAKRARPEQSWSALRPAAASDRCIDARGRTMFSGDRVWDGEWNGRPRGSCMRAYPIYDTPRIVAGDTIRGDHFKCALQTVGEALDAGLYEPVDMRPYRARLEQIFPHGVCDYRQPDQGRPADLPGANGTG from the coding sequence ATGCCGGCGAAAAAATGGGTCTGGTTGAGCTTGCTGCTGATGGCCACGCTGCCCGCCGGCTCCTCCGCGCCGCCGAAGGCGCAAAGCCCGATCGTCGTCGGCCTGCCGACCGGCTTCGATGCGAAAGCGCCCACCGCACCGTACGACGGACCGCACCCGTCGCGGTTGCAGCGCCCTGCCGAGACGTTCCCGTTTCCGATAAGGCTCGGTGAAGTCGGGCCGAGCGAAGCCCTGTTTGCCGGCCCGCGCCAGTATCCGTTTGTTTGCGATACCGAAACTTCCGGCCTGGGCCAGCCGCTGGTGGACAATCAGGCCGGAGTCGGCACACCGGTCGTCTCGAAAGCCGCGACGGTCTTTGCGAACCCGGCACCGATCGGCTACAGCCAGGACTGTCTCGCGCGCACCCGGGCGTGGTATTACTACAAGCCGCGGGACAAGGAAAAATTCGAGCGGTGGTCGGAGGCGGTGCGCGACGTCGACAGCGTCAGCATCAACGGTAGGCAGGTGCCGTTCATCGTGCGCGTCGAAATGGGCACGATCAACCGTTTCATCTACGTCATTGCGGCGCTGAAAGGGCCTCACGAAACTCTCGCTGCCCCGAGTGCTGCGCACTGGAACGGTCGCCTGATCTATCAGTTTTCCGGTGGCGTCGGCATCGGGCACCGGCAAGGCCGGGTCAAGCCGTCGAGGGTCCTCGAAGGGCGGCGCGAGCAGCTGGCGCAGGGCTATGCGGTCGTCGCGTCGACCGGTACGACGACGTCCACCCATTACAACATCTGGCTGGCCGAAGACACCGCGTTGCGCGTAAAGCGCCAGTTCGTCGCGCTGTACGGCGAACCGGAGTACACGATCGGCGTGGGCGGGTCCGGGGGGGCGATCCAGCAGTATCTGCTCGCGCAGAACCGTCCCGGCCTGATCGATGCGGCGATCGCGCAGTATTCGTATCCCGACATGGTCACCCAGACCATCTGGGCGTTCGACTGCGAACTGCTGGAGTTTTACTTCGACAGGACCGACCGCCGCAATCCGCTGTGGCACGAGGCCGAAAACCGGCAGTGGGTCGAAGGTCTCAATGCCCGCAACGAGTACCAGGGCGAGGGCAAGGCAAGAGCCATCGCGACGACGACCCGGCTTGCGCTGCTGGCCGGCGAGCGTCGGGTGGCGGACCCGGAGGGTCAGACCGAATGCGTGGTCGGCTGGCGCGGGCTGACGCCGCTGGTGCTGAACCCGCGCTTTGCGTTGATCGAAGACCGGGTCGCGAGGCGCGTGTTCCGGCGCGTGCAGTGGAGCCATTTCGAGGATCTGAAGGACTTCTACGGCACCGATGCGCACGGCTATGCGCGCATTCCGTGGGACAACGTGGGCGTCCAGTACGGCCTGCGGGCGCTGCAGCGCGGGCAGATCGATGCCGAGCAGTTCCTGCGCCTCAATGCCCGTGTCGGCAGCTGGAAGCCCGTCGCCGAGATGAAGCGCGAGCGTTTCTGGATCCTGCGCGGAGCCGCCAGCGATCTGGACGATTTCTCGCCGTGGAGCGCGCACAACATGAATCGCGGCACGACGCGCGATGCGCCGGCGCCGCGCTTCGAAGGCGACCGCATGGCAATGGCGGCGGCGTATCGCTCGGGGCAGGTCTTTCTCGGGCGGCTCGACATTCCGGTCATCGACGTGCGCCACTATCTGGAACCGGTGCTGGACATGCATCATGCGTCAGCGTCCTTTTCGGTGCGCGCCCGGCTGCTTGCGGCCCAGGGAGACGCGGGAAACCAGGCGATCTGGGTCAGCGACAGGAAGCACGATCCGACTCCGGCAGCCTTTGCCGCGATCGAGCGATGGCTCGCCGCCAAACGCGCGCGTCCCGAGCAGTCGTGGTCCGCGCTGCGCCCGGCGGCCGCGAGCGATCGTTGCATCGATGCGCGGGGGAGGACGATGTTCAGCGGCGATCGGGTATGGGACGGTGAATGGAACGGGCGTCCGCGCGGGTCGTGCATGCGCGCCTATCCGATCTATGACACGCCGCGCATCGTCGCGGGCGACACGATACGCGGCGATCATTTCAAGTGTGCGCTGCAGACGGTCGGCGAGGCGCTCGATGCCGGGCTCTACGAACCGGTCGACATGCGTCCCTACCGGGCGCGACTCGAGCAGATCTTTCCGCACGGCGTGTGTGACTACCGGCAGCCCGATCAAGGCCGCCCGGCCGATCTGCCGGGGGCGAACGGCACCGGCTGA
- a CDS encoding methylenetetrahydrofolate reductase C-terminal domain-containing protein produces MMLMRRWSVRRASSLARVYRAVLAVMPVARAGLRFVGRRPAERLLGPVERAAKAFLFDCRMCGQCVLSSTGMACPMNCSKQMRNGPCGGVRPDGGCEVVPGMRCVWLEAIDGARRIACGQRPAATRLAPLDHRHRGKSTWIQVIAVDMPDAPVPAAPEARPVPQQGSFERACASGRFVVTVEVGPPDSADPAALLQRAARFRGLVDAINITDGAGGNCHMSSVAASALLVADGMTPIYQVTCRDRNRIAIQGDILGAAALGVRNILCLTGDDVSQGDQPEAKPVFDLDAVSLLGTACGMRDGGTFASGRRLDTPPDLFVGATANPFVPPHRERIINLEKKIDAGAQFIQTQFCFDLDLLEDFMREVRARELHRRARIIVGVGTLGSARALQWMAAHVPGVYVPEATLRRIAAARDQKEEGRRVCLETIRALTQIDGVAGVHLMGHKNEDVLADIIVASGLRRRPALQVH; encoded by the coding sequence ATGATGCTCATGCGCCGCTGGTCGGTGCGCCGCGCCTCGTCGCTGGCGCGTGTCTACCGCGCGGTGCTGGCCGTCATGCCGGTCGCGCGGGCAGGCCTGCGCTTCGTGGGCCGACGGCCCGCGGAACGGCTGCTCGGGCCGGTTGAACGCGCCGCCAAGGCTTTCCTCTTCGATTGCCGCATGTGCGGCCAGTGCGTCCTGTCATCGACCGGCATGGCCTGCCCGATGAACTGCAGCAAACAGATGCGAAACGGCCCGTGCGGCGGAGTGCGTCCGGACGGCGGCTGCGAAGTGGTGCCGGGAATGCGCTGCGTGTGGCTCGAGGCGATCGACGGGGCGAGGCGTATCGCCTGCGGGCAACGCCCCGCCGCGACACGGCTGGCACCCCTTGATCACCGCCATCGTGGCAAGTCCACATGGATACAGGTGATCGCGGTCGACATGCCGGACGCGCCCGTGCCAGCTGCGCCCGAAGCGCGGCCTGTACCGCAGCAAGGCTCGTTCGAGCGCGCCTGCGCCTCCGGCCGCTTCGTCGTCACGGTCGAAGTCGGCCCGCCCGACTCCGCCGACCCCGCCGCGCTGCTGCAGCGCGCGGCCCGTTTCCGGGGACTCGTCGACGCGATCAACATTACCGACGGCGCGGGCGGTAACTGCCACATGTCGAGCGTCGCTGCATCCGCGTTGCTGGTTGCTGACGGCATGACGCCGATCTACCAGGTGACGTGCCGGGACCGCAATCGCATCGCGATTCAAGGCGATATCCTCGGCGCTGCGGCACTCGGGGTACGCAACATCCTGTGTCTCACTGGCGACGACGTCAGTCAGGGTGACCAGCCCGAAGCGAAGCCGGTGTTCGACCTCGACGCAGTGTCCCTGCTGGGCACCGCGTGCGGCATGCGCGACGGCGGCACATTCGCGTCCGGCCGCCGGCTCGACACGCCGCCGGATCTCTTCGTCGGCGCGACCGCGAACCCGTTCGTGCCGCCGCACCGCGAGCGCATCATCAACCTCGAGAAGAAGATCGACGCAGGCGCGCAGTTCATCCAGACGCAGTTCTGCTTCGACCTCGACCTGCTCGAAGACTTCATGCGCGAAGTACGCGCCCGCGAGCTGCATCGGCGCGCCCGCATCATCGTCGGCGTCGGCACGCTCGGGTCGGCCCGCGCGCTGCAGTGGATGGCCGCGCACGTGCCCGGCGTGTACGTCCCGGAAGCGACGCTGCGGCGCATCGCCGCGGCCCGCGACCAGAAGGAGGAAGGCCGACGCGTGTGCCTCGAAACCATCCGCGCGCTGACGCAGATCGACGGCGTCGCGGGCGTGCACCTGATGGGCCACAAGAACGAGGACGTGCTGGCGGACATCATCGTCGCTTCGGGCCTGCGCCGCCGGCCCGCTCTGCAAGTCCATTGA
- a CDS encoding cobalamin-dependent protein (Presence of a B(12) (cobalamin)-binding domain implies dependence on cobalamin itself, in one of its several forms, or in some unusual lineages, dependence on a cobalamin-like analog.), with translation MNAMTDQETLLVEWLADMNEDDALELAKKMLFDEKADPLRVLELCRMAMDEVGRRFEQGEYFLPELVLAGEMLETIGALAKPLISEDGEGAQKLGRVLLGTVHGDLHDIGKNIVGFMLDINGFEVKDIGIDVPVAEFLAAIREFDPQVVALSGFLTLAFDSMKETIEAIERAGLREGRKIMIGGGQIDNTVCAYTRADAFGVNAVDAVTLSKSWIAVAA, from the coding sequence ATGAACGCGATGACCGATCAGGAAACGCTGCTCGTGGAGTGGCTCGCCGACATGAACGAGGACGACGCGCTCGAGCTCGCGAAGAAGATGCTGTTCGACGAGAAGGCGGACCCGCTGCGCGTGCTCGAGCTTTGCCGCATGGCGATGGACGAGGTCGGCAGGCGCTTTGAGCAGGGCGAGTACTTCCTGCCCGAGCTGGTACTCGCCGGCGAGATGCTCGAGACCATCGGCGCGCTGGCCAAGCCGTTGATCAGCGAGGACGGCGAAGGTGCGCAGAAGCTCGGCCGCGTGCTGCTCGGCACGGTGCACGGCGACCTGCACGACATCGGCAAGAACATCGTCGGCTTCATGCTCGACATCAACGGCTTCGAAGTGAAGGACATCGGCATCGATGTGCCGGTCGCCGAGTTCCTCGCCGCGATCCGGGAGTTCGATCCGCAGGTCGTCGCGCTGAGCGGCTTTCTGACGCTCGCGTTCGACTCGATGAAGGAGACGATCGAGGCGATCGAGCGGGCGGGCCTGCGCGAAGGCCGCAAGATCATGATCGGCGGCGGGCAGATCGACAACACGGTGTGCGCGTACACCCGGGCCGACGCGTTCGGCGTCAACGCCGTCGATGCGGTGACGCTGAGCAAGAGCTGGATCGCGGTCGCCGCGTGA
- a CDS encoding ASKHA domain-containing protein, translated as MTSRDKPFARALTLNFPQLGRAIAASGDETVLQSARRHGVRIVGACGGRGTCGACMVHIRDGEIEADHADPAAPSPAAPANRKKWVRACRVRARSDCTVEVAPRSLAPVARADVAGDGDADRLRLDAAVASREVHLAEATLTDNVADIDRVIRALAVPIDAPGTPSIGTVDLVAARQLPQTLRDAAWSLRLCLRGSELIDVAPPGSRVLGLAVDLGTTNAAGFLVDLQSGAQLASFGLENPQVAWGADLVSRIDYAVSGPAGAADELRIAAVAAINALAHDLCAASGAKATEIVDVVVCGNTAMHHLLLGLPVRQLGRAPFVAAVRDAMDVKAREFGLGVSPGAYVHVTPNVGGFVGGDHVAALLATESHWRDAATSLVMDIGTNTEISLIHDGVFLSASSPSGPALEGGHISCGMRAAAGAIEQVGLDDGHVTVRTIGGKTPVGLCGSGVLDALATLYRAGIVDRRGRIQAPHRDVGAQDGERFAVLAPGVHFTQADVRAVQLAKAAIRTAVDLLLADAGVEAPAIGRFIIAGAFGAYIDIDSAVAIGMFPDLPRERFVQVGNAAGAGVRQMLASTAARSRARQLAAGCRYVEMSTRAQFQRAFIHNLGFH; from the coding sequence ATGACCAGTCGTGACAAACCGTTCGCGCGGGCACTGACGCTGAACTTCCCGCAGCTCGGCCGCGCCATTGCCGCGAGCGGCGACGAGACGGTCCTCCAGAGCGCCCGGCGCCACGGCGTTCGCATCGTCGGCGCGTGCGGCGGCCGTGGCACGTGCGGCGCGTGCATGGTGCACATCCGTGACGGCGAGATCGAAGCCGACCATGCCGATCCCGCCGCCCCGTCGCCCGCCGCGCCGGCAAACCGGAAGAAATGGGTCCGCGCCTGCCGGGTTCGCGCTCGCAGCGACTGCACGGTCGAAGTCGCGCCGCGCTCGCTCGCACCGGTCGCGCGCGCGGACGTCGCGGGCGACGGCGATGCCGACCGCCTGCGCCTCGACGCGGCGGTCGCGAGCCGCGAGGTGCACCTCGCCGAAGCGACGCTCACCGACAACGTCGCTGACATCGACCGCGTGATCCGCGCGCTCGCCGTGCCCATCGACGCGCCCGGCACGCCGTCGATCGGCACGGTCGACCTGGTCGCCGCGCGGCAGCTGCCGCAGACGCTTCGCGACGCCGCCTGGTCGCTGCGCCTGTGCCTGAGAGGCTCCGAGCTGATCGACGTCGCCCCGCCGGGCAGCCGCGTGCTCGGGCTCGCTGTGGACCTCGGCACGACCAATGCGGCCGGCTTCCTCGTCGATCTGCAAAGCGGCGCGCAGCTCGCCAGCTTCGGGCTCGAAAACCCGCAGGTCGCGTGGGGCGCAGACCTGGTCAGCCGTATCGATTACGCCGTCAGTGGGCCAGCGGGGGCGGCTGACGAACTGCGCATCGCGGCGGTGGCCGCGATCAACGCGCTCGCTCACGACTTGTGCGCCGCCAGCGGTGCGAAAGCGACTGAAATCGTCGACGTCGTCGTCTGCGGCAACACCGCGATGCATCACCTGCTGCTCGGGCTGCCCGTGCGGCAACTCGGCCGCGCGCCGTTCGTCGCGGCGGTGCGCGACGCGATGGACGTCAAGGCGCGCGAGTTCGGCCTCGGCGTGAGCCCCGGCGCGTATGTCCACGTCACGCCGAACGTCGGCGGCTTCGTCGGCGGCGATCATGTCGCCGCGCTGCTCGCGACCGAAAGCCACTGGCGCGACGCCGCGACGAGTCTCGTGATGGACATCGGCACGAACACCGAGATCTCGCTGATCCACGACGGCGTCTTCCTGTCCGCGTCGAGCCCGTCGGGGCCGGCGCTCGAAGGCGGCCACATCTCGTGCGGCATGCGCGCCGCCGCGGGCGCGATCGAGCAGGTCGGGCTCGACGACGGCCATGTCACGGTGCGCACGATCGGCGGCAAGACACCGGTCGGGCTGTGCGGCTCGGGCGTGCTCGACGCGCTGGCGACGCTGTATCGAGCCGGCATCGTCGATCGCCGCGGGCGCATCCAGGCGCCGCACCGCGACGTCGGCGCACAGGACGGCGAGCGCTTCGCGGTGCTCGCCCCCGGCGTCCATTTCACCCAGGCCGACGTGCGCGCGGTGCAGCTCGCGAAAGCGGCGATCCGCACCGCCGTCGACCTGCTGCTCGCCGACGCCGGGGTTGAGGCGCCGGCGATCGGGCGCTTCATCATCGCCGGCGCTTTCGGCGCGTACATCGACATCGACAGCGCGGTTGCAATCGGCATGTTCCCGGACCTGCCGCGCGAACGTTTCGTGCAGGTCGGCAACGCGGCCGGCGCCGGCGTGCGGCAGATGCTCGCCAGCACGGCGGCACGCAGCCGCGCACGGCAGCTCGCCGCCGGCTGCCGCTATGTCGAGATGAGCACGCGCGCGCAGTTCCAGCGGGCGTTCATCCACAACCTCGGATTCCACTGA
- a CDS encoding dihydropteroate synthase, with protein sequence MTTGNSFDIRIIGERINPGFKSTRALFDNSDIPGIQALAIRQVEAGAVYLNVNVGSQAMTDRPFLTDVVRAIQDVVDVPLSFDVPNTELFELCLDTYDRDAAGGELPIVNSITEHRWDAMDLYREHPFKVMVMASESVVDGVAKNNKTAEDIASTARRAALRLRDDCGMPMDHIYIDLSVSAIIADTEGLNRATLDAVRLIGSDPELEGLHMTGGLSNIGQQLPAKAADGSDLKHKLENAFLTLAVPFGFDTVLGTPWRGYEPLPEDDYVLTTYRHFLDQKGSQALRAVRKFYKA encoded by the coding sequence GTGACGACAGGCAACAGCTTCGACATCCGGATCATCGGCGAGCGCATCAACCCCGGCTTCAAGAGCACGCGGGCGCTGTTCGACAACAGCGACATTCCCGGCATCCAGGCATTGGCCATCAGGCAGGTCGAGGCCGGAGCGGTGTACCTGAACGTCAATGTCGGCTCGCAGGCGATGACCGACCGCCCGTTCCTGACCGACGTGGTTCGAGCGATCCAGGACGTCGTGGACGTGCCGCTGTCCTTCGACGTACCGAACACGGAGCTTTTCGAACTGTGCCTGGACACCTACGACCGCGACGCAGCGGGCGGCGAGCTGCCGATCGTCAATTCCATCACCGAGCACCGCTGGGACGCGATGGACCTGTACCGCGAGCATCCGTTCAAGGTCATGGTCATGGCCTCGGAGAGCGTCGTCGATGGCGTCGCGAAGAACAACAAGACCGCCGAGGACATCGCCTCGACAGCGCGGCGCGCGGCGCTGCGTCTGCGCGACGACTGTGGCATGCCGATGGACCACATCTACATCGACCTGTCGGTCAGCGCGATCATCGCCGACACTGAAGGACTCAACCGCGCCACGCTCGACGCGGTGCGGCTGATCGGCAGCGACCCGGAGCTCGAAGGCCTGCACATGACCGGCGGGCTGTCCAACATTGGCCAGCAGTTGCCGGCCAAAGCTGCCGACGGTTCCGACCTCAAGCACAAGCTGGAGAACGCCTTCCTCACGCTCGCCGTGCCTTTCGGCTTCGACACCGTGCTCGGCACTCCGTGGCGTGGCTACGAGCCGCTGCCCGAGGACGACTACGTACTGACGACCTACCGCCACTTTCTCGACCAGAAAGGCAGCCAGGCGCTGCGCGCGGTGCGCAAGTTCTACAAGGCGTGA